Genomic segment of Umezawaea sp. Da 62-37:
CTCTGTGCGCTGCCGATGACCAGCTTGCCGTGAGGCTCGCCGTTCATCGTGATGGCTTTTCTCGCCTTGTCGGTAAGGGTGATGATGTTGCGCGCGAAGGGCAGTAGCTCAACGCCCGCGGACGTCATCTGGATGCCACGGGGAAGTCGTCGGAACAACGACACCCCGAGGGTCTCCTCGAGCGCCTTGATACGGGTAGTGATCGTGGGCTGCGAGCAATTCAGAGTGGCGGCGGCCTTCGTGAAACTTCCCGTTTGAACCACAGTTGTGAACGCCAAAAGCTGACGCGTCTCCATGGAGCTCCCCAACGGTGCGTAAAAGAGTGATCCACGAACGCCGGGGTAGGACGGCGTCGTGGTGTCCGGTGCGTTGGTGGTGGTCGACCTGGCTGCGGGTAGGTGTGCAGTCAGATCGGTTGAACCGTCAACATCGCCGGGCGACCGTGCTGGGTACCGGAGGGAACAGGTAGAGCCATGTCGGAACCAGGCCTGCTCCGCGCCGGGAGACGCGGGTGGTGCCTGAGGACAACGGGCGGCGGTCGGTCGGGGGCAGCGGCGGAATGGATCTCATCGGGTCATCGACACCTTGTCTGGTAGGTGGTTGAAAAGCTCGATGACATTGTCTCGCTCGTTTCTTGCGTCCCGTTACCGGTTGCGTCCGTTTCTGGTTCCCCCCAGAACGTCCGGCAACTTTCTTTGGGTGAGCAAGGTGGTCCCAGGCTCGCGCGTCACGCTACCTGAACTGCACACGAATGGACTACGGCGAGTGGAGTCATCTCAACAAGTGAAAGTTTTCGGTGAGGCACTACTCCGGTTGGCCTCTATTCACTCGTTGTGCGTAACCCCCCTTGGTTCTCGTTGCGGTCGGTGAGTTCCGACTGCGGCACTCGTGTTACGACGGCAACCTTAGGTAACCGATGCGTCGGTTGTATGGCTTCGCAGAGTCATCAAGTGAGATTGCCACTCGAATGGCCTAATGTGCTGCTGAACCGGCTAGAGCCGAATAGACCGGGCGGCCGCACCCGTGCCGCCGCTCGTACGCGCCGCCATCAGGAAAGACGTTCCACGGGCTGCCTCGCCCGCCTCGCCGGGCGCCGGATGTCCCTCCTGGTGGCCCGACGCCTCGTTCGGGCGCCGCGGACCACCGTCCGACGCCGCGCGTGACCGGACGGTTCCTCCGCGTCGCGAGCCGGGCCGTCGGACGTCCGTCAGTGGTGGTCCTCGGTCCGCGCGAACACGCACCCGTCCACGCCCGCGGGCTCCTGCTCGGCGTCGGTGCCCGCGACCGGCCTGCACCACAGGTGCCGCAGTCCCAGCTCGCCGGTGCCCAGCTCCTCGGACGTGAGCGCGAAGCCGTCGCCGAAGCCGAAGTCCGGGTTCTCGGTCAGCGTCCCGTCGGCCAGGCCGCGCTTCCAGGACTCCTGCAGCGCCCGGACGCCGTCCGGCTTGAACAGCACGAGGCCGACCTTGCTGAACGGCGGCACGGAGCAGGTCGCCCACTCGGCGACGAACGGCTCGTACAGCCTCGCGCGGTCGGCGCCGAGGTAGGAGGCGAACTCGGGCATGGTGGCGGCCTTGGCGTCGGCGCACTGGCCGCTGGCGGCCCGCGTCCACCGCACGACCTCGTCCAACGTGGTGAACGGGCCCGCGGGGTAGATGGTGGTCGAGGTGGCCGGGTGGTGGCCCGCGTGCGGATCGGCGAGGGGATCGGTGGACGCGCACGCCGCCAGCAGGAGCAGTCCGGTGAACGCCGCGGTGATCGCGCGCAGTGCCATCCGCCACCTCGCATTGGTCTAGACCCCTCACAGTAAGGGCTGGAGGCGCGACCGGGTAGGGGGCCAGTTCACCCCCGGCGGCCCGGCCGACCGGGCGACTCGCCTAGACTCGACCGGAATCCCGGCACCTGTCGTGGTGCTCCGGGGTGTTCCGCACGTCATGTTCGTTACGAGGAGACCACGTTGAAGAGCACCGTCGAGCACCTGAGCCCGACGCGGGTCCGGATCAACGTCGAGGTGCCGTTCGACGAGCTCAAGCCGGACTTCGACCGCGCTTACCGCAAGCTTGCCAAGCAGGTGCGCATCCCCGGCTTCCGTCCTGGCAAGGCACCCGCACGCGTCCTGGAGAGCCGCATCGGCCGCGGCGCCGTACTGGACGAGGTCGTCCAGGAGGCCATCCCCGCGAAGTACCTGGAAGCCGTGAACAGCGGTGAGGTGCGCACCCTCGGCCGTCCCGAGTTCGAGGTCACGAACATCGCCGACGGCGACTCCCTCGCGTTCAGCGCCGAGGTCGACATCCGTCCCGAGATCACCGTGCCCGCGTTCGGCGAGCTGTCCGTGAGCGTCGAGGACCAGCCCGTCGAGGAGTCGGACGTCGACACCCAGCTCGACGAGCTGCGCGCCCGCTTCGGCACCCTCACCGGCGTCAAGCGCGAGGCGGCCGAGGGCGACTTCGTCGTCGTCGACCTGTCCGCGACCGTGGACGGCGAAGAGGTCGAAGAGGCCAAGACCGCCGGTCTGTCCTACGAGATCGGCTCCGGCCAGCTCGTCGAGGGCATCGACGAGGCGCTGGTCGGCGCGTCCGAGGGCGAGACCAAGACGTTCACGACCACGCTGGTCGCGGGCGAGCACTCCGGCCGCGAGGCCGAGGTCAGCGTCGTGCTCAACAGCGTCAAGGAGCGCCAGCTCCCCGAGCTGGACGACGAGTTCGCCCAGCTGGCCAGCGAGTTCGACACGCTGGACGAGCTGAAGGGCGACCTGCGCACCCGGCTGGGCCGCGTGAAGAAGATGCAGCAGGGCGTCGAGGCCCGCGACAAGGTGCTCGAGGCGCTGCTGGCGACCGTCGAGGTCCCGCTGCCCGAGGCCGTCGTCCAGGGCGAGGTCGACGCGCGCAAGCACGACGCCGTGCACTCGTTCGACCACGACGAGGCCCGCTTCGCCGAGTGGCTGACCGAGCAGGGCCAGACGCAGGAGGAGTTCGACACCGAGGTGCGCACCGCGGCCGAGCAGGCCGTGAAGACGCAGCTGGTGCTCGACTCGATCGCCGACGCCGAGGAGATCAGCGTCACCGACGCCGAGCTCACCGAGCGGATCATCTACCAGGCGCAGCGGTTCGGCATCAGCCCGGACGAGTACGTCAAGCGCGCGCAGCAGTCCGGCCAGCTCGGCGCGATCTTCGCCGACGTCCGCCGCGGCAAGGCGCTCGCGTCCGTGGTCCGCGGGGCCACCGTGACCGACGCCGCCGGTGACGCGCTCGACCTGGACGAGCTGTTCGGCGAGTCCAAGGCGGACGACTCCACCGAGGAATCCACCGAGCAGTGAAGCCCTGAGCGAACGCGGGCGGTGTCGGGAAGTCGACGCCGCCCGCCTTCGTTAAGGTCACTTGTAGGGATTCCGGTCAGACCGGATCAGAGTCAAGCCACGGCGGAGCAGTCCTCCCCGTTCCTCCTGGAGTAAGGCAGGCAGACGTGACGCAGCACTCCTTCCCGACGCCCGAGATGCGGTCGTCCGCGGGGATGAACCTCAACGACTCGGTTTTCGAGCGGCTGCTCCGAGAGCGGATCATCGTGTTGGGTTCCCAGGTCGAAGAGGGAATCGCGAACCAGATCACCGCGCAGCTCCTCCTGCTGGCCGCTGAGGACCCCGAAAAGGACATCACCCTCTACATCAACTCGCCCGGCGGCTCGGTCACCGCGGGCATGGCCATCTTCGACACGATGCAGCTCATCGAGCCGGACGTCGCCACCACCGCCATGGGCCTCGCGGCGTCCATGGGCCAGTTCCTGCTCTCCGCGGGCACGCCCGGCAAGCGGTCGATCCTGCCGCACGCCCGCGTCCTCATGCACCAGCCCTCCGCGGGCGTCGGCGGCACGGCGGCCGACATCGCGATCCAGTCGGACATGCTGACCCGCACGAAGCGGGAGATGGCGGAGCTCATCGCCGAGCACACCGGCCAGACGCCGGAGCGCATCATCACCGACTCCGACCGCGACCGCTGGTTCACCGCGCAGGAAGCGGTCGAGTACGGCTTCGTCGACAAGGTGATCACCCGCCCCACCCGCGTCTCGAACGCCTGACCGCGGCACAACCCAGGAGACATCAAGTGGACCAGTCCTACGCGCCCCAGTCCCGGTACGTGCTGCCGTCGTTCGTCGAGCGCACCAGCTACGGGGTCAAGGAGTCCAACCCCTACAACAAGCTGTTCGAGGAACGCATCATCTTCCTCGGCGTGCAGGTCGACGACGCCTCGGCGAACGACGTCATGGCGCAGCTGCTGTGCCTCGAGTCCGATGACCCGGACCGCGACATCCTGCTCTACATCAACTCGCCCGGCGGCTCGTTCACCTCGCTGATGGCGATCTACGACACGATGCAGTTCGTCCGCCCGGACATCCAGACCTACTGCCTCGGCCAGGCCGCCTCGGCCGCCGCCGTCCTGCTCGCCGCGGGCACCCCCGGCAAGCGGCACGCGCTGCCCAACGCCCGCGTCCTGATCCACCAGCCGTCCACCGAGGGCGTCTACGGTCAGGTGTCGGACCTGGAGATCCAGTCCAACGAGATCCAGCGCGTCCGCCGCCTGATGGAGACCACGCTGGCGCACCACACCGGCCGCTCCGCGGAGCAGGTCCGGCTGGACGTCGAGCGCGACAAGATCCTGACGGCCGACGCGGCCAAGGAGTACGGCATCGTCGACGCCGTGCTGCCCTACCGGAAGCTCTCGGGCAAGAAGTGACGCCCGACACGCCGAGCTGACCGGGCCTACCGGTTGGTTCGGCGGGTCCGGGGGACGCTGGTCCTCCCGCTCGGACGGGTTGGACAGGTACCGTCGAGAGGAATGGGTGGAACTCGTGTCCAACGGGCTTCCGCCACACGATCAGGCGCCGCACATCAGGTGTGCGCCGGAGGGGACAGAGGTCAGCGGTCATGGCGCGTATCGGTGACGGCGGCGACCTGCTGAAGTGTTCTTTCTGCGGAAAGAGCCAGAAGCAGGTGAAGAAACTCATCGCTGGCCCCGGCGTTTACATCTGCGATGAGTGCATCGACCTCTGCAACGAGATCATCGAGGAGGAGCTCGCGGAAGCGGGCGACGTCAAGCTCGATGAGTTGCCGAAGCCGTCTGAGATCCACGAGTTCCTCGACCAGTACGTCATCGGTCAGAGCGAGGCGAAGCGGACTCTCGCGGTGGCGGTCTACAACCACTACAAGCGCATCCAGGCGGGTGATCGGGGGCGCGAGGGCAGGGACGACGGCGTCGA
This window contains:
- the tig gene encoding trigger factor, with amino-acid sequence MKSTVEHLSPTRVRINVEVPFDELKPDFDRAYRKLAKQVRIPGFRPGKAPARVLESRIGRGAVLDEVVQEAIPAKYLEAVNSGEVRTLGRPEFEVTNIADGDSLAFSAEVDIRPEITVPAFGELSVSVEDQPVEESDVDTQLDELRARFGTLTGVKREAAEGDFVVVDLSATVDGEEVEEAKTAGLSYEIGSGQLVEGIDEALVGASEGETKTFTTTLVAGEHSGREAEVSVVLNSVKERQLPELDDEFAQLASEFDTLDELKGDLRTRLGRVKKMQQGVEARDKVLEALLATVEVPLPEAVVQGEVDARKHDAVHSFDHDEARFAEWLTEQGQTQEEFDTEVRTAAEQAVKTQLVLDSIADAEEISVTDAELTERIIYQAQRFGISPDEYVKRAQQSGQLGAIFADVRRGKALASVVRGATVTDAAGDALDLDELFGESKADDSTEESTEQ
- a CDS encoding ATP-dependent Clp protease proteolytic subunit is translated as MTQHSFPTPEMRSSAGMNLNDSVFERLLRERIIVLGSQVEEGIANQITAQLLLLAAEDPEKDITLYINSPGGSVTAGMAIFDTMQLIEPDVATTAMGLAASMGQFLLSAGTPGKRSILPHARVLMHQPSAGVGGTAADIAIQSDMLTRTKREMAELIAEHTGQTPERIITDSDRDRWFTAQEAVEYGFVDKVITRPTRVSNA
- a CDS encoding ATP-dependent Clp protease proteolytic subunit; the encoded protein is MDQSYAPQSRYVLPSFVERTSYGVKESNPYNKLFEERIIFLGVQVDDASANDVMAQLLCLESDDPDRDILLYINSPGGSFTSLMAIYDTMQFVRPDIQTYCLGQAASAAAVLLAAGTPGKRHALPNARVLIHQPSTEGVYGQVSDLEIQSNEIQRVRRLMETTLAHHTGRSAEQVRLDVERDKILTADAAKEYGIVDAVLPYRKLSGKK